The following coding sequences lie in one Rutidosis leptorrhynchoides isolate AG116_Rl617_1_P2 chromosome 4, CSIRO_AGI_Rlap_v1, whole genome shotgun sequence genomic window:
- the LOC139841165 gene encoding nudix hydrolase 23, chloroplastic-like, which produces MLRSIHYLGSSLFYQRSKLFHRNHHPLISISAKSSLSLRRPPPLLLTTSRTPRCFRQFRSSSIRSESNTDVTSSSSSPSSPTFKSTGKKINFCQLCGGPTKHEIPDNEEKERAICTLCGKISYENPKMVVGCLIEHDNKILLCKRNIQPSFGLWTLPAGYLEIGESASEGAIRETWEEAGAKVKVISPFAQLDIPLIGHTYIIFLAKLIMPHFSPGPESLECRLFALEDIPYESLSFSSMLITLNLYNEDIKVGRPKFHYVNVNKRPGTGPSEIHAYTLDYHLRT; this is translated from the exons ATGCTTAGGAGCATACATTATCTGGGTTCTTCTTTATTCTATCAAAGATCAAAACTTTTTCATAGAAATCATCATCCATTAATTTCAATTTCTGCAAAATCATCATTATCTTTAAGAAGACCACCACCCCTTTTATTAACAACTTCAAGAACACCTCGTTGCTTTCGTCAATTTCGATCATCTTCTATTCGTTCTGAATCAAACACAGatgtaacatcatcatcatcctcacccTCATCTCCCACTTTTAAATCAACT GGAAAAAAAATAAATTTCTGTCAATTGTGTGGTGGGCCCACAAAGCACGAAATACCGGATAATGAGGAGAAAGAGCGAGCTATTTGCACCCTTTGTGGAAAAATTTCATACGAGAATCCAAAAATG GTGGTAGGTTGCTTAATTGAGCATGATAACAAGATCTTGCTATGTAAGCGAAATATCCAACCATCTTTTGGCCTTTG GACACTTCCGGCTGGTTACTTGGAGATTGGGGAATCGGCTTCAGAAGGAGCGATTAGGGAAACGTGGGAAGAAGCAGGGGCTAAAGTGAAAGTTATTTCCCCTTTCGCTCAATTAGACATCCCTCTCATAGGCCAT ACTTATATTATTTTCTTGGCAAAGTTAATAATGCCGCACTTTTCACCGGGCCCCGAATCCTTAGAGTGTCGACTTTTTGCACTTGAAGACATCCCTTATGAATCTCTTTCCTTTTCATCAATGCTCATTACCTTAAATCTG TACAATGAGGACATTAAGGTTGGACGACCAAAATTTCACTACGTGAACGTCAACAAGAG GCCTGGGACGGGTCCATCAGAAATTCATGCATATACTCTTGACTATCATCTGCGAACGTGA
- the LOC139841166 gene encoding uncharacterized protein — translation MVQPFFVTNKLFDYIDGTIPRPPKNVPSSEKDEETQSQTPNPNYINWVSNDAHIRMLLISTISEASFQHVQGETSRDLWLSLERAYTPHTSSREYTLKTQLLRLQMKPDETTADYLTRTQEYDVALANIGEKMKEKDLVMLVISGLREEYNGLKSSLLGKAPYL, via the coding sequence ATGGTTCAACCGTTCTTCGTCACCAACAAATTATTTGACTATATTGATGGCACAATCCCTCGTCCACCTAAAAATGTCCCATCATCAGAAAAAGATGAAGAAACACAGTCTCAAACGCCAAACCCCAATTACATTAATTGGGTCTCTAATGATGCTCATATAAGAATGCTCCTCATTTCTACCATCTCTGAAGCATCATTCCAACATGTTCAAGGAGAAACGTCTCGTGATCTCTGGTTGTCCCTTGAGCGTGCCTACACTCCTCACACTTCCTCTCGAGAATACACTTTGAAAACCCAACTTCTCAGACTACAGATGAAGCCAGATGAAACAACCGCAGACTACCTAACAAGGACTCAAGAATACGATGTTGCGCTCGCTAACATAGGTGAAAAGATGAAAGAAAAAGATTTGGTGATGCTAGTTATATCAGGACTACGAGAGGAATACAACGGTTTAAAATCAAGCCTTCTGGGCAAAGCCCCCTACTTGTAG